The Solanum pennellii chromosome 11, SPENNV200 genome contains a region encoding:
- the LOC107003807 gene encoding uncharacterized protein LOC107003807 produces the protein MAPLAFNGDNYQIWAVRTETYLDAMDMWEAVKEDYEVPLLPNNPTIARIKNHKDGKTKKSKARPVYFQQFFFNLHSNYVSKVSKIHQGLSQANSVRLIGSVFNNLLIVEKILVTAQERFEVTITTLENPKDLSKITFAELLNAFQTQEQRRVMREEGNTEGALFNKPQDGGKNKNKKNKKNGEGISTSTTKEKTGHSKKSYPPCKHCNKKGHPPYKCWRRTDAKCSKCNQLGLARTIVSNMKQRLKLLMVKRDKQDKKSFLGIFIGYSSVSKAYKVFQPQTENIIFSRDVYFIENEEWCWENSKKFVVNTSDKAKKSSTQFFEKKISLSRQDEMEEIYVEQPEGFVKKGNEYKEKNTRHIEDFKQEMMQDFERTNLGLMSYFLGMEIKDEQDEVFICQKNYAKEILKKFNMEDCKDMNTPMNQKEKLIKNDGAEKVEKTYFRGLVGCLMYLTATRPDILYVVSILSRFMHCSSEVHLKAAKQVVRYIKGTTNYGVKFQKKIDLKLLGYSDSVWVGSADDMKSISGYCFSLGSGIFSWCSMKQDIVAQSTSEAKFVAATTAVNQALLLRKIFGDLHINQTKGTEVIVDNQSAIAISHNPIFHGKIKHFSIKLFFLRDVQNNDDVILLYCKTEEQLTDIFTKLLSGNKFQLLRQKHGVCSS, from the exons ATGGCACCACTTGCTTTTAATGGTGATAACTATCAGATTTGGGCGGTAAGGACGGAAACATATCTAGATGCCATGGATATGTGGGAGGCAGTCAAAGAGGATTATGAAGTTCCTCTGTTGCCTAACAATCCTACTATAGCCcggatcaaaaatcataaagaCGGGAAAACCAAAAAATCAAAGGCAAGGCCTGTTTATTTTCAGCAgttcttcttcaatcttcacTCGAATTATGTCTCTAAAGTCAGCAAAATCCATCAGGGATTATCTCAAG CAAACAGTGTAAGATTGATTGGTTCCGTGTTTAATAATTTACTTATTGTTGAAAAAATTTTGGTAACTGCGCAAGAAAGATTTGAAGTAACCATTACTACTTTGGAAAACCCGAAGGATCTATCCAAGATCACCTTCGCAGAGTTATTGAATGCTTTTCAGACACAAGAACAACGAAGAGTCATGAGAGAAGAAGGAAATACAGAGGGAGCATTGTTTAACAAGCCTCAAGATGGaggcaaaaacaaaaataagaagaacaagaagaatgGTGAAGGCATTTCAACAAGTACTACCAAAGAAAAAACTGGACACTCAAAGAAAAGTTATCCTCCTTGTAAGCATTGTAACAAGAAAGGTCATCCACCATATAAATGTTGGAGAAGGACTGATGCTAAATGTAGTAAATGCAATCAACTTGGGCTTGCAAGAACAATAGTCAGCAACATGAAGCAGAGGCTAAAATTGTTAATG GTTAAACGAGATAAACAAGATAAAAAATCTTTCCTAGGCATTTTTATTGGATATAGTTCAGTTTCAAAGGCATATAAAGTCTTCCAACCACAAACTGAAAATATAATCTTTAGTAGAGATGTgtattttatagaaaatgaaGAGTGGTGTTGGGAAAACTCGAAGAAATTTGTCGTTAACACTTCTGACAAAGCAAAAAAGTCTTCAACCCAGTTTTTTGAGAAGAAAATATCACTCTCACGGCAGGATGAAATG GaagaaatttatgttgagcaacctGAAGGCTTTGTGAAGAAAGGAAATGAGTACAAA GAAAAAAATACAAGGCATATCGAGGATTTCAAGCAAGAAATGATGCAAGACTTTGAGAGGACTAATCTTGGTCTAATGTCTTATTTTCTTGGTATGGAAATCAAGGATGAACAAGATGAAGTTTTCATTTGCCAGAAGAATTATGCTAAGGAAATTCTCAAGAAATTCAACATGGAAGATTGCAAGGATATGAATACTCCTATGAACCAAAAAGAGAAACTAATCAAGAATGACGGAGCAGAGAAAGTGGAGAAAACGTACTTCAGAGGCTTAGTCGGTTGTTTGATGTATCTCACAGCTACAAGACCTGATATTTTGTATGTTGTAAGCATTCTATCGAGGTTCATGCATTGTTCTAGTGAGGTGCATCTAAAAGCAGCAAAACAAGTTGTTAGATACATCAAAGGAACCACCAATTATGGTGTCAAGTTTCAGAAAAAAATAGATCTGAAATTACTTGGGTATTCTGATAGTGTTTGGGTTGGATCCGCAGATGACATGAAGAGCATATCTGGATATTGTTTCAGTCTTGGCTCAGGAATATTTTCGTGGTGCTCAATGAAGCAGGACATTGTGGCTCAATCCACTTCAGAGGCGAAATTTGTGGCTGCAACAACAGCAGTAAATCAAGCATTGTTGTTGAGGAAAATTTTTGGTGATCTGCACATAAATCAGACAAAGGGAACTGAAGTAATTGTGGACAATCAATCTGCAATAGCAATTTCTCATAATCCTATATTTCATGGGAAAATAAAACACTTCAGCATCAAGCTTTTTTTCTTGAGGGACGTGCAAAATAATGATGACGTGATTCTCCTCTATTGCAAAACTGAAGAGCAGCTGACTGATATCTTCACCAAACTATTATCAGGCAATAAATTTCAACTTCTCAGGCAAAAACATGGAGTTTGCAGCTCCTAA